The following DNA comes from Cellulophaga sp. HaHa_2_95.
TGTTATTTATCTACCAATGCAGCACACACCCCCTATTTTGTAGCAAACAAATATTCAGACCCTTATAAAGACAATGAAAATGTACCTAATGCTGCGTTCTATGGTCTCATTGCCAATGTGGATGAAAATATAGGCAAGCTTGTAGCCTATTTAAAAGAAATTGATTTGATGGATAATACCATTTTAATATTTACGACTGATAACGGCACCTCTGCAGGCGCTAAAATTGAGCAAGGAGGCGATAGATTAGATGGATTCACAGATAAAGGATACAATGCAGGGATGCGCGGTATAAAGGCAAGTATGTATGAAGGTGGCCACCGTGTGCCACTTTTTATTCACTGGAAAGACGGAGGTATTACCACCGGTACAGATATCAATGAATTAACGGCGCATTATGACATAGCACCTACCTTAATAGATTTATGTGGTTTGAAAGTTAAAGAAGATCTGAAATTTGACGGAAAAAGTTTGAAACCTTTAATAGCTGGAGAAAATGAAGAATTTGAAGATCGTGTGGTGATTACAAATTCTCAACGGATTGAAGTTCCAGAACCTTGGAGAAGAACAGCTTTTATGAAAGGCGATTGGCGATTGATTAATGGAACGGAACTTTATGATTTAAGCACAGATCCAGAACAACGTACCAATGTAGCCAATCAATTCCCAGAAAAGGTGGAAGCGTTTAAGGTAGAATATACTACCTGGTGGGATGAGATTTCTCCTAGTTATAAAGATGAACCATACATTATAGTGGGCAACCCAAAAGATAACCCAACAACCTTACATGGTCACGACTGGCACACTACGGCGGTAGCAAGTCCATGGCACCAACGCCATATTAGACAGGGGTATATAGATAATGGTTATTGGTTGGTAAAAGTCGCGGAAGGCGGGAGTTACAATGTAAAGCTACGTCGTTGGCCTATAGAAACTAATTTACCGCTAAACGGAATTGCGCCAGTACGCCCAACATTAGCAGGAACAACGGTTAGAGAAAGTGCAAAAAGTAAAGCTTTAACCATCAAAAATGCTAGAATTAAAGTTCAAGATCAAGAACAACATACCATGGTAGATCCTAATGCAGAATATGTAGAATTCACGGTAGATTTAAAAGAGGGTGAGTCGCAACTTCAAACTTGGTTTACCTTAGACAATGAGGAAGAGCTTGGGGCGTATTATGTTACTATTGAAAAACTTTAATAAAGTCAGATACTCGTTTTCTTAATTCTATTAGTGTAGCTAATTACACCGCTCATAATGAACCATCATTTATAGGGAATGGGTGATGAATTATAAAACTAATCTAATTATTTCTTCAAATAGAGGGCTCATAATCAGCTATTAGTTATAGGCTGATTATTACCTATTAAAAGGTTTCTATTTGAAACTTTTTTCAATTAATCCTTATAAAATTAATAGAATGAATTTATTTAAATTTCTTGTTACAGGAGTTTTAATGTACACTACAACTCTTTTAACGGCTCAAACTGTTACCGTAAATACAAATCAAAAAGGAACTGAATTTGATCATTTTTGGAGTAAGAGTGTGGGAGCAGGTCGTGCAAATGAAGCATTACGTGCGGGATGGTTAGAGCAACTGGAACAAGTACAAGAAAACTGTGGATTTGAGTATGTACGGTTTCATGGGCTGTTCCATGATGATATGTTTCCAATTGTAGAAGAAAAAGGAGCATTAAAATACAATTGGCAATATATAGATGACGTTTTTGACCGAATGTTAGATTTAAAGGTGAAGCCATTTGTAGAATTGGCATTTTTACCTTCAAGTATGGCTGCCGAAAATTCAAAGACTGTTTTCTGGTGGAAGGCAAATATTACACCTACAGATGGAACTTTTGAACCGTGGCATCTTTTAGTGAAAGCCTTCATTGAACATTGTGTTGCTAGGTATGGAATAGAAGAAGTTGCTACATGGTATTTTGAAGTTTGGAATGAACCTAATTTGTATCCTTTATTTTGGGACGGTACAAAATCACAATATTTCGAATTGTATAAACAGTCGGTTTTAGCTATAAAATCAGTAAATAGTTCCTTGCGAGTTGGTGGTCCATCAACAAGTAATTTTGTGCCAGATACTCGTTTTGATGGAGAAGTAACTAATGATAAAGCATCCGATGAGGTCTTTAGCTCAAAGGATATCAATAGCTTACAATGGCACGGCGTATGGATAGAAGATTTTTTAAGCTATTGCGAAAAAGAAAAACTTCCAGTAGATTTTGTAAGTACGCACCCTTATCCCACAGATTATGCTTTTAATCCTGAGACAGGAAAAGGAAAGGGACTTACTAGATATGCAAATTCAACAAAAGAAGATTTAGAATGGTTGAACGCGACAATAGCAAAAAGTGCTTATCCAAATGCAGAAATTCACCTTACGGAATGGAACACCAGTCCTAGTAGTAGAGATGATATGCATGATAGGTTACCCGCCGCCGCGTATATTGTAAAAACGAATCTTGATTGTATTGGCTTAACCAATTCCCTAGCTTTCTGGACATTCACTGATATTTTTGAAGAGAAAGGTGGAGCAGCAAGTATTTTTCATGGTGGTTTTGGGATGATAAATTATCAAGGCCTTGTAAAACCATCCTACCATGCTTATAGGATGCTCCATGAATTAGGAGATGTGAGTTTGTATAAAAACGATTATCTCTTTGTTAGTAAAAATACTGCAACCAATACAATAGCCGCGATTGCTTATAATTACCCAGATGAATATTTAAATGCCGTTCCATCAGGAGCTGATAAACGAGAAAATGGTAGCGTAAAGCAGTTGCATTTTAGGTTGTCAAATTTAAAGCCCGGAATAATGTTTAAGATAGAAACCTTAGATAAAGATCATGGCAATATTCATAATTTTTGGGAAGATATGGGGAGACCAGAACCACCGACTAGAGAAGAAATAAAAGTGATGAAAGCCCATGCAAACGCTCTTAAAACAGAATATGTATACGCAGATACCAAAGGTAATATTTCTATAAATCGCGAACTAAAATCATGGAGTTTAGTGTTAATTAAGCAAGTAAATTAAAGAGATTACAAAATGAAATATACGTCAATAGTGTTCATCGCATCTGTTTTAATGTTACCACTTTCTACTAAAAAGGAGCAACAGAAGATATATCATAAAGGCTGGATTGATTTTAATAAAAATGGTATCATGGATGTTTACGAAAATCCTAAAGCGACTATTGATGCTAGGGTTGCAAACTTGGTCTCTTTAATGAATGTAGAAGAAAAAACCTGTCAAATGGCTACTCTTTATGGGTTCTCTCGTGTTTTAGCAGATGAATTACCTACAGAAAATTGGAAAAACGAGATTTGGAAAGATGGGATAGCCAATATTGATGAACATTTAAATACTATTTGGAATCAGCCTAAAACCCAAACACCATATTCTTTTCCTTACAGCACACATGCAGAAGCGATTAATAAAGTGCAGAAATGGTTTATTGAAGAAACTAGAATGGGAATTCCTGTAGATTTTACCAATGAGGGGGTTCATGGTTTATGCCATAAAAAAGCAACGCCATTACCCGCTCCTATAGGTATAGGGAGTACTTGGAATAAAGATTTAGTGTACAAAGCAGGAACCATTGTGGGTAGAGAAGCAAAAGCTTTAGGGTATACTAATATTTACGCCCCAATATTAGATGTAGCTAGAGATCCAAGGTGGGGAAGAGTTCTAGAATGTTATGGAGAAGAACCGTTTCATATTGCAGAGATGGGCAAACAAATGACCTTAGGGCTTCAATCACAAAATGTAGCTTCAACGCTAAAGCATTTTGCAGTATATAGTATTCCTAAAGGAGCTAGAGATGGTGATGCGCGTACAGACCCGCATGTAGCGCCAAGAGAAATGCATCAGTTACATTTATATCCTTTTAAGCGTGTAATTGAAGAGGCTGCGCCAATGGGAGTAATGAGTAGTTATAATGATTATGATGGCGTACCAATAACGGCCAGTCATTATTTTTTAACAGAATTGTTAAGAGAAAAGTATGGTTTTGATGGCTATGTGGTTTCAGATAGTGAAGCGGTAGAATACGTTTTTGAAAAGCACCATGTAGCAGAAGATTATAGGGAAGGCGTAAGGCAAGTAGTAGAAGCAGGGTTAAATGTGCGGACCACCTTTAGAACGCCAGAATCTTTTATTGAGCCTTTGAGAGCCTTAATCCAAGAAGGTAAAATAGCAATGAAAACAATTGATTTGCGTGTTTCAGAGGTGTTGAAAGTTAAGTTTCAGTTGGGACTTTTTGACCAACCTTATGTAGAAAACCCAAAAGCATCTGATGACCTTGTGCATACCAAAGCAGATGAGGAATTTTCAAAGCAAATCAATAGAGAGTCTTTAGTCCTTTTAAAAAACGAGAATAATGCGCTGCCGCTAGATATCTCAAAGCTGAAGAATATACTGGTTACTGGACCTTTAGCAGATGAAGTAAATTTCACGTATAGTAGGTACGGACCTGCAGAAAACCTATCCACATCAGTGTACCAGGGCATAAAAAAGTATGTGGCAGAGAAAGCTACCGTTACCTACGAAAAAGGGTGTAATGTGGTAGATGCTAATTGGCCTGAGAGTGAAATTATTCCTACGCCATTAGCTACTGAAGAGCAAGCAAGTATTGCTGCAGCAGTAGAAAAAGCTAAACAGTCTGATGTGATTATAGCTGTGGTAGGCGAGGATGATAAGCGCGTAGGAGAAACAATGTCTCGTACAAGCTTAGGATTGCCCGGCAGACAATTTGAATTGGTTCAAGCGTTATATGCCACAGGGAAACCTGTAATCCTTGTGTTAATTAACGGACAACCGCTTACTATAAATTGGGAAAATAAATTTATACCGGCTATTTTAGAAGCATGGTTTCCTAGTACTGCTGCAGGAGAGGTTATTGCAGAAACACTATTTGGGGAGTACAATCCTGGAGGTAAACTAAGTGTTACTTTTCCAAAATCTGTTGGACAAATTCCACTAAACTTTCCATTTAAACCAGGATCTCAGTCAGGGCAACCAAATTCGGGGCCTAATGGTTCTGGAAATACACGTGTGTTGGGTGCTTTGTACCCTTTTGGGTATGGGTTGAGTTATACTACTTTTGAGTATTCAAATATTATAGTACATCAAAAAAGCAAACAATCACAAGGTGAAATCAAGGTATCTTGTGTGATAAAAAATACAGGTAGTGTCGCCGGAGATGAGGTGGTTCAGCTCTATATAAAAGACAAAGTTAGTAGCGTGACGACCTATGAATCTCAGCTTCGTGGTTTTGAACGGATTCATTTAGAACCTGGAGAATCCAAGAAAATAAACTTTATACTACAACCAGATGATTTAGCTATTTTAGATAAAAACATGAACTTCACGGTAGAACCTGGCGCTTTTGAAATAAACATAGGGGCTTCTTCTGTAGATATTAGATTGAAAGAAGAATTTGAAATTATAAATTAGTAGTTTTATCTTTTTAGGGAATATGATTTGCTAGTTGATTTTAGTGCCCGTATTTAAAATTATTGTAAAGTAATGTAAATGAACATAAAAGTATATTTCACACTTATTTGCTGTTGTATCTTTCAATTTTCTATAGGTCAATTCAATAACTTAAAGTTTGAGAATTTAGATACTGTAGATGGTCTTTCTAGTAGTACTTGCTTAGAGTTATACCAAGATACAGAAGGCTTTTTATGGTTTGGAACTATAGACGGACTTAATAAATACAACGGGTATGAGTTTGAAATATATAGATCAATTTTAAATGATACCACTTCTATAAGCAATAGTAGAATTAATGCGATCCAAGAAGATAAGAATGGCAATCTATGGATAGGCACCAACAATGGTCTAAACCTTTTCAATAAAAAGCGAAATAATTTTACACGAATAAATCTTTATAAACAAGTTTCTTTAACGAATAATCCCCGTAAAATTATTAATGATTTACTTTTTGATGAGGCAAATAATACACTTTGGGTGGCCACGAATACAGGAGTGATTAAAATTTTACTAGGGGAGAATACTAATGACATTGAAGGTTTAAAATTTTCCTACTATATACATGATCAATCTAATTTACATTCCTTAGATAACAACAATGTTTATGTGCTTACTAAAGATAAAAATGATACCATTTGGGTAGGTACAAGTGGTCAGCATCTAAACAGGTACAATCCTGAACGTGATAATTTTGAACGCGTTTTTATCTCCAATTCTAAACCTTACGAACTAAACCATATTCATAAATTAGTTTTTATTGATCATGATGATGATTTTTGGATAGGGAATGATTTGTCTAACCTTATTGTTCGGAGTAAAAAAGAGAATAATTTTAGGCATTTGTCTCTCGTAGACGAGCATATAGCGGTAAGAGATTTTTATCAAGATAAAGAAGGTTTGTTTTGGATATCAACAGACGGGCATGGGATATTTTTATACGATAAAAAGGAAAATAAAATAAAGAAACATATTGAAAATAACCTTTCCAATTCTTTCTCTCTGGCGAATGATAAACCTTCTAAAATTATTGAAGATTCTAATGGCGTTTTCTGGATAGGAAGTTATGATAGAGGGGTTAGTAAATTAGATCCATCCTTGTATTCTTTTGGGCACTACTACTATCAACCAGATAATCCAAAAGGGTTGAGCGAAAAAATTGTACAGTCCGTTTTGCAAGATTCTAAAGACAGAATTTGGTTGTCTACGTATGAAGGGGGACTAAACTTGTTTGATGAAAAAAATAATTCGTTTGAACATTTCGGACATGACCCTAAAGACAACAATACGATAAGTTCCAATAAAATATTATATACGTTTGAAACACATGATGGTAGTATTTGGATTTGCACTTTAGACGGTGGTTTAAATAAATTTAATCCAGATACAAATACTGTAGAACGGTTTTATCATGATGAAAAAAATCCTTTTTCTATTGGACAAAACTCTGTTTGGACAGGTGTAGAAGATTCAAAAAACAGATTGTGGTTAGGGCTAAGAACAGAAGGTTTAAGTTTGTTTGATCCGAATACTAAAAAATTTCACAACTACAAAAACACTTCAAACCTAGAGAATAACTTATTGAGTAATTTTGTGTTTTGTCTCTATATCGATTCAAAAAACAGACTTTTGGTGGGGACTTCTTTAGGGCTTAATTATCTTGAATTAGATGATTTAAAAGATTTTACTCCTGAAGATATCACCTTTTCAGAAGTGAAAGAAAGGGGTATTGAGGCTAATAATATTAATTATATAACTGAAGATCATCTTGGTAATATTTGGATAGGTACCGATAGCGGTATCTATAAATTAGATGAGAATCTAACATTAATGAAGTCTTTTTCTTCTCAAAACGGACTCCCTAATAATTTTGTTGTGGGGATTAAAGAAGATGATAGTCATAACTTTTGGATTACGACTAAAAGTGGACTTTCAACCCTCAATATAAAAACAAATCAGTTTAAAAATTTTAATATTCATGATGGTCTTCAAGGTACAGAATACCAAAGTAAGTCTATAGAAAAAACATCAGACGGACGTATTATTATTGGCGGTTTAAATGGGTTCAATATTTTTAACCCAGAAGATATTGCTGTAAAAACACCCATTGTTTTAGAGCCAAAAATAACAGCACTTAAGTTATATAATAAAAATATTGTTGTAGGCGATACTGTAAATAACAGAGTATTGCTTAAACAGTCCCTTGAAGAAACAGAAAGTTTATTATTACGGCATAACGAAAATTATATTTCCTTTGAATTCTTAGCGCTTTATTTAGAAAACCCTGAGCAAGTTCAATACATGTATAAGATGAATGGTCTTGATAAGGATTTTGTAAATGTAGGGAATAGGCGAGAAGTGAATTACTCTAACCTCGTACCAGGAGAATATGAGTTTGAAGTTATGGCTTCTATTGATGGGCAATGGGAGGCCGCAAAATCTACTAAATTCAAGTTTAAAATTACTTCTCCACCATGGAGTACTTGGTGGGCTTATTTAATTTATTGCATTTTAGGGATCGTTATATTTTGGGTAGTTATGCGGTATTATACCCAGAAAGTACAAGAAGTTCAGGAGCATGAATTAGACCAATTAAAGTTAGAGTTTTTTGTAAATGTATCGCATGAATTTAGAACGCCTCTAACACTTATATTAAATCCGGTAGATAAAATACTGTCTAGCTTTAATACAGATCCTGATGTCATAAAAGAATCCGCAATTTCTATTCAACGTAGTGCTAGAAGACTATTACATTTAGTAAATCAGCTTTTAGATTACCGAAAAATGGATGTTGGTATGGCGCCATTACAACTAGAAAATGGAGATGCTGTGAAATTCTGTGGAGATATATTTGCATTGTTCAAGGGCTTAGCAGCAAAAAAAAGTATTGAATATCAATTCATTAAAGGATCAGAGAATATCACATCGCTTTTTGATTTTGATAAACTCGAAAAGATCATAACAAATTTAATTTCGAATGCTATAAAATTTACAGATTACGGAGGCGAGATTACAGTATCCATAAATGAAGTAAAGGGTGAAAAAAAGGATGCTAAACTTTTTGTAGTGAAGAGAGATAAAGAGGCAAATTATTTAGAAATTATCGTAAAAGACACGGGCGTTGGGCTTAATAAAGAACAGTTAAAAAATATTTTTTCACGTTTTTATAATGTTGATGTTACTAAAACGGGGACAGGAATAGGTTTAAACTTTACCAAGGCATTGGTTGAGCTTCATGGAGGTGAAATTTTTGTAGAAAGCGAATATCTTAAAGGTAGCAAGTTTGTAGTACGTTTACCATTGGATATAGAAGCAGAACCGGAAATTGTAAAAAATATTAAAAACGAATTTTTAATAAATTCGATGAACTCAGTAGATTATGAAATGTCTATTTCAAATACAGACGTATCTAATGAACCAATGAAGCAAGAGGAAAACGGAGCAAAATTACCTACCTTACTTTTAGTTGAAGATAATAAGGAGCTAAGAGTTCATTTAAAAAATGATCTGATCGGTAATTATGATGTCAAGGAAGCTGTAAATGGGGAGGAAGGCCTGAAAATGGTAAAGAAATATTATCCAGATATTGTCGTAAGTGATGTCATGATGCCAAAAATGGACGGGTTTGAAATGTGTAAGGCCTTGAAAAGTGAATTTGAAACCTGTCATATTCCTATAATTCTTCTTACCGCGAGAACCTTAGAAGATGATAGAATTGAAGGGTATGACAGTGGTGCCGATGGATATATCGCAAAACCATTTGTAACTGCGGTTTTAAAAGCTAGAATCAAAAATTTATTGGAAACTAAGAAAAGACTACGAAAAAGATTCGCAGAAATAGGAGGCGTTTTTCCATCGCGTGAAGTGACCACCAATAATATTGATGAAATATTTTTAGATAAAGCAACTAAGATTATTGTAAATAATATTAGCGATGTAGATTTTAAACAAGAAGATTTATTAAGAGAAATGGGTATTGGTAGGTCTCAATTATATCGAAAGATAAATTCTCTGACGGGCAACAACCCAAGTTATTTTATTAGGACCATACGCTTACGTTATGCCTCAGATCTATTACTTCAAAATAGA
Coding sequences within:
- a CDS encoding arylsulfatase, producing the protein MCVSPIKNIVLSSIALLCLGSFFSCEPNKEIPQKPNVILLVVDDQGYGDIGRLGNTVLKTPNIDALYDESARFTQYHVSPTCAPTRAALMTGHHSNRAGVWHTVNGRSLLLERETTIAQVFKENGYATGIFGKWHLGDNYPFRPQDKGFEEVLVHGGGGVEQTMDYWDNDYFDDTYTHNGKLEKFKGFCTDIWFDNAKKYMEENKKNNKPFFCYLSTNAAHTPYFVANKYSDPYKDNENVPNAAFYGLIANVDENIGKLVAYLKEIDLMDNTILIFTTDNGTSAGAKIEQGGDRLDGFTDKGYNAGMRGIKASMYEGGHRVPLFIHWKDGGITTGTDINELTAHYDIAPTLIDLCGLKVKEDLKFDGKSLKPLIAGENEEFEDRVVITNSQRIEVPEPWRRTAFMKGDWRLINGTELYDLSTDPEQRTNVANQFPEKVEAFKVEYTTWWDEISPSYKDEPYIIVGNPKDNPTTLHGHDWHTTAVASPWHQRHIRQGYIDNGYWLVKVAEGGSYNVKLRRWPIETNLPLNGIAPVRPTLAGTTVRESAKSKALTIKNARIKVQDQEQHTMVDPNAEYVEFTVDLKEGESQLQTWFTLDNEEELGAYYVTIEKL
- a CDS encoding glycoside hydrolase family 3 N-terminal domain-containing protein; this translates as MKYTSIVFIASVLMLPLSTKKEQQKIYHKGWIDFNKNGIMDVYENPKATIDARVANLVSLMNVEEKTCQMATLYGFSRVLADELPTENWKNEIWKDGIANIDEHLNTIWNQPKTQTPYSFPYSTHAEAINKVQKWFIEETRMGIPVDFTNEGVHGLCHKKATPLPAPIGIGSTWNKDLVYKAGTIVGREAKALGYTNIYAPILDVARDPRWGRVLECYGEEPFHIAEMGKQMTLGLQSQNVASTLKHFAVYSIPKGARDGDARTDPHVAPREMHQLHLYPFKRVIEEAAPMGVMSSYNDYDGVPITASHYFLTELLREKYGFDGYVVSDSEAVEYVFEKHHVAEDYREGVRQVVEAGLNVRTTFRTPESFIEPLRALIQEGKIAMKTIDLRVSEVLKVKFQLGLFDQPYVENPKASDDLVHTKADEEFSKQINRESLVLLKNENNALPLDISKLKNILVTGPLADEVNFTYSRYGPAENLSTSVYQGIKKYVAEKATVTYEKGCNVVDANWPESEIIPTPLATEEQASIAAAVEKAKQSDVIIAVVGEDDKRVGETMSRTSLGLPGRQFELVQALYATGKPVILVLINGQPLTINWENKFIPAILEAWFPSTAAGEVIAETLFGEYNPGGKLSVTFPKSVGQIPLNFPFKPGSQSGQPNSGPNGSGNTRVLGALYPFGYGLSYTTFEYSNIIVHQKSKQSQGEIKVSCVIKNTGSVAGDEVVQLYIKDKVSSVTTYESQLRGFERIHLEPGESKKINFILQPDDLAILDKNMNFTVEPGAFEINIGASSVDIRLKEEFEIIN
- a CDS encoding two-component regulator propeller domain-containing protein, whose protein sequence is MNIKVYFTLICCCIFQFSIGQFNNLKFENLDTVDGLSSSTCLELYQDTEGFLWFGTIDGLNKYNGYEFEIYRSILNDTTSISNSRINAIQEDKNGNLWIGTNNGLNLFNKKRNNFTRINLYKQVSLTNNPRKIINDLLFDEANNTLWVATNTGVIKILLGENTNDIEGLKFSYYIHDQSNLHSLDNNNVYVLTKDKNDTIWVGTSGQHLNRYNPERDNFERVFISNSKPYELNHIHKLVFIDHDDDFWIGNDLSNLIVRSKKENNFRHLSLVDEHIAVRDFYQDKEGLFWISTDGHGIFLYDKKENKIKKHIENNLSNSFSLANDKPSKIIEDSNGVFWIGSYDRGVSKLDPSLYSFGHYYYQPDNPKGLSEKIVQSVLQDSKDRIWLSTYEGGLNLFDEKNNSFEHFGHDPKDNNTISSNKILYTFETHDGSIWICTLDGGLNKFNPDTNTVERFYHDEKNPFSIGQNSVWTGVEDSKNRLWLGLRTEGLSLFDPNTKKFHNYKNTSNLENNLLSNFVFCLYIDSKNRLLVGTSLGLNYLELDDLKDFTPEDITFSEVKERGIEANNINYITEDHLGNIWIGTDSGIYKLDENLTLMKSFSSQNGLPNNFVVGIKEDDSHNFWITTKSGLSTLNIKTNQFKNFNIHDGLQGTEYQSKSIEKTSDGRIIIGGLNGFNIFNPEDIAVKTPIVLEPKITALKLYNKNIVVGDTVNNRVLLKQSLEETESLLLRHNENYISFEFLALYLENPEQVQYMYKMNGLDKDFVNVGNRREVNYSNLVPGEYEFEVMASIDGQWEAAKSTKFKFKITSPPWSTWWAYLIYCILGIVIFWVVMRYYTQKVQEVQEHELDQLKLEFFVNVSHEFRTPLTLILNPVDKILSSFNTDPDVIKESAISIQRSARRLLHLVNQLLDYRKMDVGMAPLQLENGDAVKFCGDIFALFKGLAAKKSIEYQFIKGSENITSLFDFDKLEKIITNLISNAIKFTDYGGEITVSINEVKGEKKDAKLFVVKRDKEANYLEIIVKDTGVGLNKEQLKNIFSRFYNVDVTKTGTGIGLNFTKALVELHGGEIFVESEYLKGSKFVVRLPLDIEAEPEIVKNIKNEFLINSMNSVDYEMSISNTDVSNEPMKQEENGAKLPTLLLVEDNKELRVHLKNDLIGNYDVKEAVNGEEGLKMVKKYYPDIVVSDVMMPKMDGFEMCKALKSEFETCHIPIILLTARTLEDDRIEGYDSGADGYIAKPFVTAVLKARIKNLLETKKRLRKRFAEIGGVFPSREVTTNNIDEIFLDKATKIIVNNISDVDFKQEDLLREMGIGRSQLYRKINSLTGNNPSYFIRTIRLRYASDLLLQNRYSIKEVTHLSGFNSTAYFSKTFRELFNVTPSEFIEQHKKETE